One genomic window of Spiroplasma endosymbiont of Diplazon laetatorius includes the following:
- a CDS encoding isochorismatase family protein, whose amino-acid sequence MKKALIVVDYQFDFADPKGKLYVPQGEVIKNGIEDKINEYKNNGDYVVFSGDFHPMEHVSFSQWGEHCVVNSAGSEFYVDSSKVDLIIRKGTELDYDSYSAFYVAQDLKVDSGLNDWLKEREVNQLEICGLALDVCVKATYEDAVEKGYESVINYELSRAIN is encoded by the coding sequence ATGAAAAAAGCTTTAATAGTTGTTGATTATCAATTTGATTTTGCAGATCCAAAAGGAAAGTTATATGTTCCTCAAGGAGAAGTGATTAAAAATGGAATTGAAGATAAAATAAACGAATATAAGAATAATGGTGACTATGTGGTTTTCTCTGGAGACTTTCATCCAATGGAACATGTTTCATTCTCTCAATGAGGAGAACATTGTGTTGTTAACTCAGCAGGATCTGAATTCTATGTAGATAGTTCAAAAGTAGATTTAATTATAAGAAAAGGAACAGAACTTGATTATGATAGTTATTCTGCTTTTTATGTTGCTCAAGATTTAAAAGTTGACTCAGGACTTAATGACTGATTAAAAGAGAGAGAAGTAAATCAATTAGAAATTTGCGGATTAGCTTTAGATGTTTGTGTTAAAGCAACTTATGAAGATGCTGTTGAAAAAGGTTATGAAAGTGTAATAAATTACGAACTTTCAAGAGCAATAAATTAA